In Paludibaculum fermentans, the genomic stretch CGCGAGTTCGAGGAAGTAGGGGTCCGCTGCGGATTTACTGGTGGGCTGGCCCAACGCTGCCAGCTTGAGATTGATATACCGGATTAACTCGACGTCCACTCTCTGTTGGGATCGATCAGATTGACTTACATCGCTACCAGAAAAAGGCATTATGCCAGTTGTAGCATGACGGGGGTATGGTTCAGCGGGGCCTGCGGCTGTGGGTGTAACCGCTCTCAGTCACCCTGCATACTCTGCCGGGTCTCCAGGTCACATTGGAGGACGACGTCATGGGTGGCGGTCTCGTAGAGATCGCCGAGGGTGGGGTAGTTGAAGCAGGCGCGCTCCAGCAGTTCGGCGCCGCCGTCAGCGAGCATCACCATCATGCCGGTGTGGGCGAGTTCCGAGGCGAGTTCGCCGATGACGTGTACGCCGAGGAGCTTCAGGTCGGACTTGCGGAACAGGAGCTTGAGGAAGCCTTTGCAGTCGCCGATGATCTGGCCACGGGCGTTCTCTGAATAGTTGGCGCGGCCGACGAGGTACTCGATGCTCTTCGCCTTGAGGGTCTCCTCGGTTTCGCCGACCATGCTGATTTCGGGGATCGTGTAGATGCCGGTGGGCAGCAGGGCGGCCATGCGCGACCTCTCGAGAAAGCCGAACGCATGGCCCATGGCGAGACGGCCCTGGGCGGCGCTGGTGGAAGAGAGGGCAGGGAAGCCGACGACGTCTCCGGCGGCGTAGATGTGGGGAATGTTGGTCTGGTATTGCTCGTTCACGGGGATGATGCCGCGCTTGCCGAGGGTGACGCCCGCCGCCTCGAGATTCAAGCTGGCGGTGTTGCTGCTGCGTCCGGCGGCGACGAGCACCTGGTCCACTGAGAGCTTCAGGCCCGACGCGCATCCCAGATGGATCTGGCCGGGCTGCTCCGAGTCGCAGCACTTCACCATTTCGTTTTTGTGGAATTGGATGCGCAGGTCCAGGGAGAGGGCCTTTTCCAGCGCGAGCGAGATTTCGCGGTCGAGAAAGGGCAGGAGTGAATCGCGACCGTCCAGCAGATGTACGTCGCAGCCGAGGGCCGCGAAGGTGCAGGCGTACTCGGTGCCGATGACGCCGGCGCCGATGACTGCGAGCGACTTGGGGATCGACTCGATCTCCAGCAGTTCGTCGGAGTCGTGGATGCGGTCGTCTTCGAACTTGAACTCCGGCGGACGGAAGGGGGAGGAGCCGGTAGCGATGAGGATCTTTTCGGCGCGCAGTTGGATGCGGCCGGTTTCGATGGTGTTGGCGTCGAGGAAGCGGGCGGCTCCGGCATAGAGGTCGACGCCGCGCTGGCGGATGTTGTCGAGGACGCGGGCACGTTCGCGCGCCTTCACCTGGGTCTCGTGATACATGACGTCGCGGATGTTGGCCTCGCGACGCAGCGAGAGGTCGACGCCGTAGAGGTTGCGGGCGCGCATGCCGGTCAAGGCGAGTGCCGTTTCCCGCAGCGTCTTGCTAGGCAGGGTTCCGGTGTTGGTGGAAGCGCCACCGAGGGCCGTGTTTTTCTCGATCATGGCGACACGCTTGCCTAGCGCCGCCGCGGTGGCCGCTCCTTTTTCCCCAGCCGGACCCGAGCCAATTACGATCGCGTCGTACTCTTGCATCCTCAGTCTCTCCTTTGGCCCGAGCGCCTGATCCCCGGCGGGCCGCTTTTTCGAGTGTAGCGGGAACTGCCTCTTGGCACGGCGCTGCGCTCGGAGGATAGGCCTTTACGGGTCGAGCGGTTCGGTGTTATCTGCCTGCAGGGAGTCGGTCAGGGGGAGGAACTCGAGGTCGAAGCGCGAGACGCGTTTGATGACCCGGTGGGGGACGTAGCCAAGTTCCAGCTTGCAGCGGGCCGTGAAAACAGGGCTTTCGATGGAAGCGCTCTGGAACTCATCGGTGGTGATGAGAGCCGGTTTTCCAAACGGGATGCCGTAGCGGTACATGAGGCGGGCCGCGTTGCGAAGGTTGGTGGTGGTGTGACGCGCGTGCGGATCGATGAGGATTGCGCCGGCGGGGATGTGGAGTTCCTCCACCAGCAGGCGCTTCATCTCGATCGCTTCGGCCCACGGGGTCTGGTTGGGGTGGACATAGCCGCCGGAGACCAGGATGAGCGGGGCTTTGTGGTCGAGGTAGCGTTTGGCCGCGAGTTCGCAACGCATGCGGCCCGCGGGGGACATGCGGACGCTGACGCTCTCAGTGCCGGAGCCGGGCACGACGATGACGGTCCAGGGGTACTTCGCCCAGGGGATGGTGCGGATACGGGCGAGGGCAGCGCGGTTCTCGCCGAGGTCAAGAGGCTCGTGCCGGCCGGCCTCGTCGCGGCGGTGGAGGCGGAGGACCTCGAGGGCGAAGTCGAGCGAGGGTTGGAAGAACAGTTTCGACTCGGGCAGGCGGTCTTCGATGACCAGGGAGGCGGCGGTTTGGATGAGGCGGCCGAAGGCGGCGGACTTGACGTCGTAGGCAGCGGAGTCGATCTGGGCATAACGCGGTTTCTGGCCCAGGGCGTAGAGGTCGAGCATGCGGTTGATGCCCTGGGCGCAGTCCTGCCAGGCGGAGGCGAGCATGTCGGGTCCGGGGTTGGATTGATACTTCTGGTAGAGGCCGCTGCGGCGCAGGGTGGTGCCGGTGAAGAAGCGGAGATATGGGTTGGCGGCGTAGAGGGCGCGTAACGCGGTGGAAACCTGGTCGATCTCAGCGGGGGGCCACCGCATCGGCTGGGCGTAGCATTCGGCGGCCGCGGTGGGGGTGGCGGGGCAGGCCTTGTCCGCGGCCCGGAGCGCCTGCTGTTTGCTGTCCAGCAGTTGTTTGAGGACAGGGTCAGCGGCTATGGCCTCGCGAGTACGGGCGTCCCTTTCGAGGGCGGAGAGCAGCCAGAAGTTTTTGTCGCGGACGGGATCGGCGCCCATGGCGAGCGGAGTCTTGGCGGCGGTGACGGGCTCCAGCGCGTAGAGCGGAAGGCAGCCGAGGATCAGGCCAAAGATCAGGGATCTGGGTTGCACGCGACTCATTCTCGCACGGCAGGCAGTTGGAAACTCGTGAGCTGAAAAGCAGAACGCCCGCCGGCCCGGTTGGGGCTCGGCGGGCGTTCGAATGAACAGGACTGGCCAGAGTCTAGAACACATACCGCAGCGACAGGATGGCGCGGCGGCTGTTGTACTGCGTGCCCTGGATGGTGCCGAAGGCGGAGTTGGTGTTGACGCCGGTGGTGTAGTTGCGGGTGATGGTCATGTTCGGGTTGGCCGGATTGAAGTGATTCAAGGCGTTGATCGTCTCGATCTTGAATTCCAAGCGCTTTGCTTCGGAGAAGCGGAATTCCTTCAACAGGGACAGGTTGAACAGTTCGAGGCCCGGGCCGTAGGTCAGCGTTGGGGGCATGTTGCCCTGGATGCCGCGGCCGGCGAAGGTGGAGTTGATGGTGGGCAACACGAAGTTGTTGACGTTCATCGGGTACCACAGCTTGGGATCCGCGGTGGAGCCCACATCAGACGGCTTGGCGCCGCTGGGCAGCCAGACGCCGTTCATGGTGGCATCCGTCATCTGGCAGCGGAACAGGACGCCGCCGGTGGGCGTGCCGTTGGGCCAGCCGACAGGGTTGGCGGTGTAGCCGCAACTGGGCGCCATGGCGGCTCCGGAGAAGATCTGCGCGGTGCCGGTGAAGCGCCAGCCATCGGTGATCTGCTTCACCAGCCGGCTGGCGCTGGGCAGGGTGGGCAGCGAATAGCCGAAGTTGGCGTTGAAGGCGTGAGGGCGGTTGCTGGTGACGTTCTTGGTGAGTGCGTCGTCAGTGAACTGCTGGTGCGCATAGAGCAGTGTCTTGGACCAGGTGTAGTTCGTACTGAAGGTCAGTTTGCGGCCGATGCGGCGGTTGACCTGCAGTTGCAGCGAATTGTAGTTCGAAGCGCCGACGTTCATGAAGACCGGAACCTGGCCCACGCCCTTCAGGCCGGTCATGGAGCGGATGAGGTTCGTGCTGTAGAGAGCTCCACTGGAGCTCGTCGGATCGACGAACGTCTTGTTGGTGCCGCCCTGCGGAGTCCAGGTGGTGAAGGGCCGAACTGCGTTCAGGTCTTCCCAGTTGTAGTTGTAGCCGTGGTGGTAGGAGTTGCCTACATAGGCGACGTCAAGAATCAAGCCCCAGCCGATATCCTGCTGGATGCCGAAGCTCCAGTTGTAGGTGGTCGGCGGCAGGTGATCGGGGGAGCCGCCCTGGATGTTCTGCGGCGTGAAGAGGCTCTGTTGCCCCTGCATGGCTGAGAAGGTGGTGTTCAACAGGATGGGGGCGAGGAAGTCGGGCGGAGCGGCCAGTGGGCCGGTGCCGACGCCCTGGGCGCCAATGTAGTCGACGGTGTAGGCACGGTCGTAGAAGATACCGAAGCCGCCACGGACCGCCATCTTGCCGTTGCCGAACACGTCGTAGGCGAAGCCGACGCGCGGGCCCAGCGTGATGGGCGGCGTATTCCAGAAGCTGCCTTTGTAATCCTTAACGCCACTGAATGGAGACCCGGAGAAGCTCTTCGGATCGAAGGTGCCTTGCAGCACGTAGGGGTAAACCGCGCCGGTGGACGGGTTGATGGAGACCTTCTTGCCGTCCTGCATCGCCGGGTAGAGGGGCTGGCCCGCTTTGGCCGCGCTGTAGACGGAGGTGTCGAACAAGCCCAGGCGCTGGCCGTCGGTGTGGAGGGCCCCCATCCGCTGGAAGCGCATGCCGAGATCGAAGGTCAGGCGGGAGGAGACCTTCCAGCTATCCTGAATGAACCAGTCCACCTGGGTATAGCGGGAGTGGTTGACCTGCTTCACGCTGTCTTCGCCGTATGCGAAGAAGGCGCCGGTGGCCATGTTGGAGTACGGATAGTTGGTATCCACTGGGCTCGCCGTGTCGGAGCCGAAGTAGTAGGTGCCGGCGATGTTGTACGTCGAGTAGACGCTGACATTGCGCGACATCCGTTCGAGGTAGATGCCCATCTTCAGGTTGTGGCGGCCCTTGACCCAGGTGAGGTTGTTGCTGATGGTCTGCAACTGGTCAGTGCCGTCGAACGGCCAGCGGCTGTCGAACCCGTACTGCGGACCGTTGGTAATCGCGAGGCCGGCCGACTGCGCATTGAAGGAGTTCGGGAAGCCCAGGTTGATGGCGGGCCGCAGGTTGAGGTAGTTCGAAGCCGACAACCGCGTGAGCGGGATGGTGCCCGCGGCATCAGTGAACGGGAGTTGGCTGTTCTTGTAGAGTTCCGGATCGGTCGGCGTATTCATCTGGTGGCCGCGGTTGATGCCCCAGCTGGTTTCGTTGATCAGATTCGGACGGAAGGTGTGAATGATGGCGGCCACGGCGCCAGCCGACGGGATGTCGTAGCCGTGTGGGAACTGCCGCCAGCCATCGCCCAGGGCGCCGAGAATCTGGCCGTAGCCGTCGTTGCCAGTGTAGTCCTGCAACAGACGGACATAGGACGTGGTCTTGGAGCTGATGGGATAATCGACGCGCAGGATGCGATCGTGCCGCGGCTGGGTGAAGGGGTTGACGAACTCCGCGTTGTACTGGCGCTGTCCGGTGGGATCCGTGGTGTTCGGCAGCGGGAAGAGATTCATCATCGCTAGACCGGTGCGGTCGAGACGCGAGGAAGGAATCTTGTTGCCGGGGAACTGTGCGCCGGAGAGCGGGTCCTTAATGGGGATGACCGTGCCTGTGGTGGTGGTGGTAGCGGAGAAGTCGCCTGTGCGTTCCAGGGCCGTAGGCATCGTATAGCGGTTGGGTGCCGTGACGTTCTTGGTGTGCAGGTAGTCGTAGGAGAAGAACCAGAAGAGTTTATTGTGGTCCTTATTGAAATTCGTGCCCGGGATGATGAACGGTCCGCCGATGGTGCCGCCGACGTTCTGATAGCGGTAACGTGGGCGGGCGACGCCGGTCTTATTGTTAAAGAACTCGTTGGCGTTCAGTTTTTCATGCCGCAGGAAGGCGTAGCCTGTGCCGTGGAATGAGTTGGTGCCGCTCTTGATCATGACGTTCATCTGACCGCCGGAGCGCGCGCCGTACTCGGCATTGAAGTTCGCCGTCAGCACCTGGACTTCGCCGATGGCGTCGACGCTGGGTGCGATGTAGCCGAAGTCACGGTTGCCCGAATCCTGGGCCGCCGCGCCGTCGAGCGTCAACATCTTCTGGCCGGACTGTCCGCCCATGATGGTCGGACTGCCGGTGCCCCATCCGCGTGAGTCATTCTGGTTCAGATCCTGGACGCCGGGCAAAGTGCCCATCAGCGCCATGTAGTTTCTGCCCTTGGTGACCGTATCTTCAATCTGGGTGGTGGTTACGCTGACACGGCGATCGGAACTGTCGGTTGCCACGTGAACCGCCTGGGCCTGCACTTCCACCGACGTGCTGACATCGCCCACTTGCAGTGCGATCTCCGGCAGCGCGACCCTTTCCAGGCCGGCCACGTTGAGGCCCTTCTGCTCGTAGGTTTTGAAGCCGGGCTGGGCTACACGCAGACTGTAGTTGCCCGGTACGACGTTGGTAAAGATGAAAGTGCCGTTCGAATCAGTGCTGAACTCACGCACTTGTTTTGTCAGGTCGTTGGCGAGCTGAACTTTTGCGCCGATGATGACCGAACCGCCCGCATCCACCAGGCGGCCAGTGATCTGACCTGTGATCGTTTGGGAGTATGCGAATGGCAACACTGCCATAAGCAAGAACGCTACTAACGCCACAACACGATAAGACTTCATGAGGTACCCCTGTTTGTCCGTATTCTCGGACTGACTCATTGCATACCGGTCGGATTTGGGGCGGCGGTTGTGTTGTCCCGTCGACTGACGATGAAGGAAGCAATCGAACGTAGCTTGATCCAACTTCCCAACCTCAGGACCCGCTCATCCCCCAGACCCGTAACTCGCCAGAGCATAGTAGTACAGCGTTTTAAGGATTTCAAGGCAAAAAGGACTGCAGAGAAGAGCGGCTCGCCACTGGTGGCCAACTGCCCCGGCGAGCCTTCGAAAGCCGCAATTTTAAAGGGTTCCGGGCATGAGCCAAGCCCCAGGGAGGAATTGGCTATCCTCCGTCGCAATATTCCGACATGCGGAATATGCAGCAATGCGAGTGTGCGTAGTGCTATTGGTCTGACATGCGACAGCTCGAGTGTAAGCGCTTTCGGCGCTGCATGTTCGGGTGGGCAGCCGTTATTAGCGCCTGGACTAATTAAGGGTATGATTGTCCACAATAAACAGGAGGGACGAAGAGAAAGAGAATAAGATACCGGCAGCTTTCGGGTAGCCTGCTACTGGCCGCCGCAATCGGGAAACATGATCTGCGCGGTTTGGTGGAGGTAGCGCCGCCAGTTGGCCCATTCGTGGCCGCCGGAGCTGAGCACCCAGAAGTTGCGAATTCCGTTCTGGTTGAAGAGCGCCATCACCTTCTGGCCGTTTTTGAGGGCGATGTCGGTCTCGCCGGCGGCCATGTAGTACGGCACGCGGAACAGGTCGTTGGTGGCCGGATCCTTCAGGACCGGCGCGAAGTTGTCCTCGAACTGTTTGAGGGTGGACTCGTTGATGTGGCCGGAGCTGTAGACATAGAGTTCGCTGAAGGTGTCGAGGTGCGGCATGCCTGTGTGCAATACCACGAAGCCGCCCATGGAGAGGCCGGCCAAGGCACGGCTGGCACGGTGGGCGCGGGTGCGGTAGCGGGCGTCGATCATCGGAATAATGTCCTTCAGGAACTCCTGGGTGCAGGCGTCGTCTTTGCCGGGGGCCGATGGAGTGGCGCTGGCGCAGCCCCGGGTGCTGGGCATCACGACGAGCATTGGTTTTGCCTTGCCCGCTGCAATAAGATTGTCGAGGATGAGATGGGCACTGCCGCCGCTTGCTCCGGTGGCGGACCATTTGGAGTCGTCGCCGCCGCCGCCGTGGTTCAGGTAGAGGACGGGGTAGCGCGTTGTCGGGTTCTGCTCGTAGCCGGGCGGCAGGTAGACGTGCAGGCGTTTGTCGGCGGCGGCGAAGTTCTTGTACTGCACTTGCTCCACCTTGCCGTGGGGCACATCCTTCTGCGCATAGAACGAGGCGTCGTCCATGGCAGGCAACGCCGGGAGGATAGGCAGGGGGCAGACTCCTGCTTTCGGTGGCGCCATGCGGACGGGCGGCACTGTCTGGCCCGGCACCGCCGGCGTCTGTGCGGACGCCATCATCGAAGCTGCCGCCAGGGCGGAAGCGAGCCAACCGGAGATCCTGCGCATACAACTGACTCCAGCGCCCCGCTCGGGCCGGGGCAAACCGCCTCCTATTCTATTGAAAAGGGAGGCGGGCGGTGAGGCCGCTTTGCCGGGTGCCGGCCCAACCGGGTCAGGCCGAAGGCCAGCCGGCGCCTGCCTCAGCCTGACCCGGCTTCCTCTCTACCCCGGTGGACTTCTTCAGCACGGCGGTGAACGTCCCTGACGGAACTTCACTCGCCATGGTGCCGCGCATGCGGTTGGCGGCCCCCAGCGTGCCCTCATAGCGGACCGTCACCTCAGGATGCTTCGGCGGACTGAGTGAGAACTGGATCCTGCCGCATCGCGTTGTAGGCGGCGCAGCTCCAACGGATCATCGGATTCATCAGCGCGGCTCCGCGGTCCGGAGGCTCATCGACCTCGTTTTCGCCAAGGAGGCCGCCATG encodes the following:
- the sthA gene encoding Si-specific NAD(P)(+) transhydrogenase, whose protein sequence is MQEYDAIVIGSGPAGEKGAATAAALGKRVAMIEKNTALGGASTNTGTLPSKTLRETALALTGMRARNLYGVDLSLRREANIRDVMYHETQVKARERARVLDNIRQRGVDLYAGAARFLDANTIETGRIQLRAEKILIATGSSPFRPPEFKFEDDRIHDSDELLEIESIPKSLAVIGAGVIGTEYACTFAALGCDVHLLDGRDSLLPFLDREISLALEKALSLDLRIQFHKNEMVKCCDSEQPGQIHLGCASGLKLSVDQVLVAAGRSSNTASLNLEAAGVTLGKRGIIPVNEQYQTNIPHIYAAGDVVGFPALSSTSAAQGRLAMGHAFGFLERSRMAALLPTGIYTIPEISMVGETEETLKAKSIEYLVGRANYSENARGQIIGDCKGFLKLLFRKSDLKLLGVHVIGELASELAHTGMMVMLADGGAELLERACFNYPTLGDLYETATHDVVLQCDLETRQSMQGD
- a CDS encoding YdcF family protein, translated to MQPRSLIFGLILGCLPLYALEPVTAAKTPLAMGADPVRDKNFWLLSALERDARTREAIAADPVLKQLLDSKQQALRAADKACPATPTAAAECYAQPMRWPPAEIDQVSTALRALYAANPYLRFFTGTTLRRSGLYQKYQSNPGPDMLASAWQDCAQGINRMLDLYALGQKPRYAQIDSAAYDVKSAAFGRLIQTAASLVIEDRLPESKLFFQPSLDFALEVLRLHRRDEAGRHEPLDLGENRAALARIRTIPWAKYPWTVIVVPGSGTESVSVRMSPAGRMRCELAAKRYLDHKAPLILVSGGYVHPNQTPWAEAIEMKRLLVEELHIPAGAILIDPHARHTTTNLRNAARLMYRYGIPFGKPALITTDEFQSASIESPVFTARCKLELGYVPHRVIKRVSRFDLEFLPLTDSLQADNTEPLDP
- a CDS encoding TonB-dependent receptor, translating into MAVLPFAYSQTITGQITGRLVDAGGSVIIGAKVQLANDLTKQVREFSTDSNGTFIFTNVVPGNYSLRVAQPGFKTYEQKGLNVAGLERVALPEIALQVGDVSTSVEVQAQAVHVATDSSDRRVSVTTTQIEDTVTKGRNYMALMGTLPGVQDLNQNDSRGWGTGSPTIMGGQSGQKMLTLDGAAAQDSGNRDFGYIAPSVDAIGEVQVLTANFNAEYGARSGGQMNVMIKSGTNSFHGTGYAFLRHEKLNANEFFNNKTGVARPRYRYQNVGGTIGGPFIIPGTNFNKDHNKLFWFFSYDYLHTKNVTAPNRYTMPTALERTGDFSATTTTTGTVIPIKDPLSGAQFPGNKIPSSRLDRTGLAMMNLFPLPNTTDPTGQRQYNAEFVNPFTQPRHDRILRVDYPISSKTTSYVRLLQDYTGNDGYGQILGALGDGWRQFPHGYDIPSAGAVAAIIHTFRPNLINETSWGINRGHQMNTPTDPELYKNSQLPFTDAAGTIPLTRLSASNYLNLRPAINLGFPNSFNAQSAGLAITNGPQYGFDSRWPFDGTDQLQTISNNLTWVKGRHNLKMGIYLERMSRNVSVYSTYNIAGTYYFGSDTASPVDTNYPYSNMATGAFFAYGEDSVKQVNHSRYTQVDWFIQDSWKVSSRLTFDLGMRFQRMGALHTDGQRLGLFDTSVYSAAKAGQPLYPAMQDGKKVSINPSTGAVYPYVLQGTFDPKSFSGSPFSGVKDYKGSFWNTPPITLGPRVGFAYDVFGNGKMAVRGGFGIFYDRAYTVDYIGAQGVGTGPLAAPPDFLAPILLNTTFSAMQGQQSLFTPQNIQGGSPDHLPPTTYNWSFGIQQDIGWGLILDVAYVGNSYHHGYNYNWEDLNAVRPFTTWTPQGGTNKTFVDPTSSSGALYSTNLIRSMTGLKGVGQVPVFMNVGASNYNSLQLQVNRRIGRKLTFSTNYTWSKTLLYAHQQFTDDALTKNVTSNRPHAFNANFGYSLPTLPSASRLVKQITDGWRFTGTAQIFSGAAMAPSCGYTANPVGWPNGTPTGGVLFRCQMTDATMNGVWLPSGAKPSDVGSTADPKLWYPMNVNNFVLPTINSTFAGRGIQGNMPPTLTYGPGLELFNLSLLKEFRFSEAKRLEFKIETINALNHFNPANPNMTITRNYTTGVNTNSAFGTIQGTQYNSRRAILSLRYVF
- a CDS encoding alpha/beta hydrolase, whose protein sequence is MRRISGWLASALAAASMMASAQTPAVPGQTVPPVRMAPPKAGVCPLPILPALPAMDDASFYAQKDVPHGKVEQVQYKNFAAADKRLHVYLPPGYEQNPTTRYPVLYLNHGGGGDDSKWSATGASGGSAHLILDNLIAAGKAKPMLVVMPSTRGCASATPSAPGKDDACTQEFLKDIIPMIDARYRTRAHRASRALAGLSMGGFVVLHTGMPHLDTFSELYVYSSGHINESTLKQFEDNFAPVLKDPATNDLFRVPYYMAAGETDIALKNGQKVMALFNQNGIRNFWVLSSGGHEWANWRRYLHQTAQIMFPDCGGQ